Sequence from the Ooceraea biroi isolate clonal line C1 chromosome 5, Obir_v5.4, whole genome shotgun sequence genome:
GGGAGAGCCGCGGTGGAGTTTTCCGGTTAtgtagaaacattttatataatcccGTGCCGCATCGGTGAAGAGAATCTCTAAAAATCCCGGCGCACTTCCTAAGAATGGTATTCTTATTCTGACCGATCGGAAACGTCAGCGGTTTCGTTCACCGACGTCTCTGTCACTGACCgacttttgaaaaaaaatctctCTGCGATCTCTCTCTGTAATACCGAACGAAAAAACATGCTGGATGGTAGGATTATAGAATATTACAGTTTGTACGTCGAACGTCCAGCtttcgaatatttttacatcgcGCATAATATTGCCCGACATGTGATCATtcatattaataagaaaacgGGAAACGTAATACCAAATTCACAATCTCGAGAACTATCTACGGaacaaaatattgaaaattttattcttctatCTTTGCAATACATTGcagcattttttaaatggatagacaattctttctattatacaaatttgcCTAGAAATGTTTGAGCTGCGAGATACGTGTAGCTCGAAATTGTGTCTCTGGAGGTAACGCGTCTCGTGCACACAAACTCGTGCATATAATCCGGACTAAATTCTATTCCTGGGAAGTGCGGCTACACACATGTAATTCCCACCCAATTCTGAGCGTCCTAATCGCTAATACCGCAGTCCCTTACTCACGAATAACCGCGAGAACccgcattatttaattatcggcGTTATTCGGcgcgttaattaatcaatcTTAGCGTTCGCTTGCCAAACCGCTCCAATACGTCTCATTGTCAGCAATCGCGATTCGCTTAATTGAACTCCACAAAGGGTACCATCGCAAACAGTTCTCGAGTCACTCTCGGGCCACGCACCCCAAACGCAAATCAAGATCGAACGTCAAGAGGGATACAAGCACACACgagcaattatatttatattaacctgctaattaattaatctatctTTCAAAAGCAAATTCCGAAAGTTTCAGGAATATCAAACTTTCCCTCGTACGTTAACATACCAAGAAgttaaagatttataaatcTCTCATATATCCATGGCATATACTTGCaggaattatatataatcgtcACTATACCCTTCGTGTAacgacgataaaaaatatcaaaagatgattttgtaatatttaaaaaaatatcattctaACCATCGTAATGAATTATAATTCCGTATTGTTGCATCAAGATAAGACGATGCAGTGTAGCATCAGCAACATGGCATTTCGGTATCCGGCAGCAATTAAGCAGCAGTCGTAACAAGAGGGATCGCGCGGACGGCGATTAGGCGCGCGCCGGACGATCGGTCTGGcggagcgtcgcgacgcgcgccCAGCCCGACGCACAGACGGTGCCGTGCGATATTGCGCTAAACCGAGCAATTACCGGCCGTAATCCCGGTAATAGAATTCCAATATGCGTGCCAATTGGACCGAGTCGCTGTGCGGTGCGGGCGTGCAGGCGCGAACCTGCAGGTCGGACCTGCACGCCCCGACGAAAATCGTGACACGGTTCGGCCATTAGCCACCGGCCTCGGTCACCCCCGCGGGCACTTCGCGAACGTGTGTGCACGACGAAAACGCACGTGCAACATGCTCCACGCAACCCCTTTTGCCCTCCATATGCATACATCGCGCATATGCGCGCGGCAAGCCGCAATAAGGGTGCTCGAGGGTAGTTCCAGCCTCGGGGGATCCCGCCCTTTCGTCCGGAATATCTTTTGCTCGACACGTTCGACACGTGACGTGGTCACGGTCACCATTAGCACGATCGGGCGTCGCGAGATCCGCTGACCCCGCCGTCGTTTCGGCTTGATTACCGCACGCGTATCGAATGCGATCCGCGCGAATGACGCGGAGATAGGGCGGAGTACGAGCGAGGGACCGATATCGCCGTTCGGAATCTGCGCCGGTGTGCAGAGCGAGTATTGAAACCGGCATGACTTCAGAGTTCAATTTTCGACGCGGATACGGGGGAGATATGATGCCGGTAgctatgtaaaaatataaccGCGCGTCACAGCCGCGTTTCATCACGTGTTTGAGTACTTCGTTCCgtccctctctccttctctctgtcCGCAACGTCGAACTCGCAGAAATTGTGCCGGTTGCATTCCCCGCAAAACGGAGTATCTCTGCTGATGAGTATTCTCGACGAGTAATTTTTCTcgcgataaatataatattgctgtAAAACTCGTGGGAAATACTTTATGGAGGATCGTTTTAAAAGCCGAAATGTAGAAATGGAAAACTAAAAGCAGGGAGTAAAAATCTGTAACATTTATAGGGAAACCcgggaaaaaatataatatcgatgTCTCACTGAAATTGAAACGCCGTCATGCCGTTTACGAATGATTGTATCTATCTTTTCAGATAGAATTCCACTTAGATCCATGTTACATCCGCGGTCGGAAAGAAACGCTCGGCCGAGAGGCACTCTGTGCATCTATGCCCCAGCAATTGCATAAAGCTACTTACCCAATCTGGAAAAGCACGGGAAAGCACGGCAAGCAGGAATGCGGATGGGAGATGGGGCTCGATGTGGGAACAACTGTTGCAAGCTTTTCTCTCGGCATGGGGAAGTGAAGGAAAAAGGTGAAGGTAGATGTTGCTGCGTCATTGACAGTCGCGTCGAACTCTGGTGCATTGTGCCGCGAGCGTGGACTTTCCGCTTTGGCGCGTTCATTCGTGATCCGTTGCGGGAACAAGCGGCGAACGTAGAATTGCACTCTGAATAGACAGAAACAGAAGCTGATACAGATATTACAACCGTACCGTTCGACAATGGCGCTGGTACATCGCGCAATCGCATGTAACGCTAAACTGTATCAGCACGTAGTTACATCTAATGAAATTCAGATTTATCCCTTCGGCGTTTTATCGTTAAACGCGCTCCAATTCACCGCGcgcatgtttttttatttattttattcacacgCGGTTAATCGGAGAAGCATGACAGTTTTCGGAATTTTTCTCAGGTGAGTGACAGATAAtggataaaaaaagagaaaagtagaATTCATCCGCGTCAGAATTTAtatgagatataaaaatagagGTCGAGATTGTTCATTCATTGcacttttttttcgttttcggGAGAACGAAAAAAGGTTCTAAGGACACAACAAAATACTGGCTAAAGTACCTTGTACGAAGAGCTCAAGTTTGGCAAAAATACTGTTTAGTGCCCTTATCTTATCACGGCAGTAAGGCGCCGTCGCCTCTGGCCGGTTAACCGGCTGCGAAACAAAGGGTCAAGAGTTCTCGCGATCAATGTACGTGTATACGAGAGTGCGGGCGAGGATCATGGATTTTACGAGAGGATATACGAGAAGGTAACTCGGCCAAGAGGGGGAGGACCCCTTGCTGCTGTTAATTGGACCGGGTACGATGATGTCGCCGTGCGAATTCTCGACCACGAAATTATCCCCAGATATCGTCTCGCGTCTCCTCGTTCGGACCTTGCCGAGCGATACAATCAGACATTGCTGTACGCggattttcttttcctcgtgGACTACCTCTCGTCGAGGGAGTTCAATTATCCCGGCGAGACTTGGCGCGACGAGTTTTCGTCGGGACGAAAACCACAACGACGAAATAAGACGCGAAGAATAATGAAGCGGCCCGGAGGCAGCTTTTCCATTCCGCTTTCCGTCTGCTTGATGCGCTCGTGAGccgcgcgaacgagcgagcgttgCACGTCCGACACaaattatcgattttattgGTGCGCGAGATAAATTTAACGCCGATTCATTGCGCGATTACATTTAATTGCCTCCAATTAAATCGCCGTTCCAATTAAAATCGAAGCGAGAGCACGGAGGGTTCATTACGATTTATTGGGCCGATGGCAGCGACCCTTCTTTCCGCCTTTCATCTCACGCGCTCTCGCTTCtcgtaaatttatataaagaattcaACCAAAGGAGTCACAATGCGTTTTTCTTGGTGCATTTTCGAGATTTTGACAAGAagtctgttttttattcctgcactgctgaactggtgcaatacgttaaagtgagacaagtatattttttctcactctaacttattacAGTTCAGTAGtgcaggaataaaaaatagacCTTAGATTTTCCTCGAAAGATCTGTTACTTGATtgctcaaaattatttttttattacttttttacgcCAAAAAATTATAGCACAATGAGAagatcaattattaatttcttcgataaaaaaaaagcggATTGTTCGTACTTTGTATTTAAGTGCACGCATAGAAAGATCGGCATAATTTTTccataaatagaaaaaatcaAGTCATCATTCTGATACCCCAATCAGGGATGACTCTTTCGCAGCCGCTATATTacagaaaacaatatttatttccaatAATGACAATATTTAGTAAAACGCAGAATTGTATTTTGCAACACATCACCTGGCAATACCATCCTGTGAAAGGGACACTACCGTCCCTACGGTCAAAAGattctacatttttatttgtagttgaaaaatacaaaagttCACGGTATGCGTGAACATGTCTTTGCAGAATCAAATAATGGTTCTTACAAAGTAACGTTCTTAGGTGTCTGTACGCGCGTAGACATGGAAGCGTTCACTGATTAGTCGGTGGCGAGCCACCGTTGTCGTACTGGCTCTTGTTCCTGAGCAAGTAGCCGGCGAGGAAGCTTATGGGATCGGCAGGTCTCTCCTTCGCTAGGCAGGACAACGCCTGCAGCAGTATCGGCACCACCGTCTGATCCAGATACTGTCTGGTTGGAAGAGATTGCACTTCGACCCGAGACTTCTTTGGTGGTATACCAGACAGATCACCATCCTTATCCATTCCTATTGTCTtctgcaagagaaagagagactcgTGAGTTCTCGATGTGTGATCGATTTGCTGCACAAGCGGATACACATGCTTCGTGTCAGCAGCGACATCGACGACTGTAAGATGGGACGagaatatattgaaataaataaagaaatatttactaGATGCATATTTGTTAATAGAGAAATTGCTAATTCGGAACAAATCTACGAGTCGAGACTTCCCGTATCGAACTGTGCTAACCTCGACTACCAAAGCAGTCTCTCTTGTCTCCAGCCTGGCACTcctttatatagatatagatttatatagaTAGCTTAGACAAAAAGTGGTCTGTTTATCGAGTATTGATATCGAGTGCAAATCATGCGTTCGATCGGCCTTGATAATATTTCTCGCAAGACGGATGCCGTGCGACGAGCGCTGATGACGCCGCGAAACTCGGCGCTAGCCTGGTTTGCACGAGTTTACGCTCGCTCTTACGCGACTTACAATTAGAACGATAACGGCGGAGCGAAGTGCCGCTGCTGTCGAACTCGAACCGCCGCCATGCCTTAGAGGTTATGCGTAAAGTCCCAACTTCACTTACGTGTGTCGTGTCGGCCGCGGCATTGGCGATGGGTTGAGTTGGCGTCGACGCTTCCGTCCGTTCCTCGGTCGCGTTTTCTGTCgtcaaaaaagaaagaaagggttCGGCCGTTATTAGAGCGTGAGATTCTGAGTGATTGGCCTGGCCGCGCGACCGCCAGACCGGCTCGCGATTACATCGGAATGGGAAGTAAGCGGACACGTACCACCGCCGGACGCCATCGTGTAAACAACCGTCGCTTTCAAACGACGTCGAGCCGTAAAACGCAGCCAACGTCAGGCCGGTAATGCGCCCGGTCGATAAAACTGCGCTGCAGAGCACTGTTGCGGAGTAATATGTTGGTTTGACCGAAAAGTGCGGACTTTTTCCAGCAagattcaaacgcaaaactttgtattaagaattaataattatttttaatactattatattttttatttaattgtatgaATTCTTAATTCTGTTATGAATTAACACAAAGGTTATTTAATCAAAgcacataaatatacattttcgattaataaattagaCACGCACGTGACGATTATGTTATATTGGACTGATTAGAAAGTTCGTTCGAATTCTTTTAGCGCAATTCAAACAAGTAGCAAACCTTTGTGTTAATTCATAACAGAATTAAGAATtcatacaattaaataaaaaatataatagtattaaaaataattattaattcttaatacaaagttttgcgtttgattgcgtttcattatttcattagCATTTGATTGCAAAATTgctaatgaaataattaaacgcaATTATCACACTATTGAATATCCAATGAAAgatgtaacatatataatcGAATAACCATGATTCGGTGTATGATAATTGTTTAATGTCTCATGATTaaacatatgcatatataacgTAACAAAAATCTCAATCAACAGATCCCAAATTGTATAATGCCGAAATTGTCCTTCTCTGAATAACTTGGGttgcaattattaatactCCCGTGATCAATGGcagatgaaaatataaaaaactataaaaacaaataaatgtaatatataatgcaCTACAGGTgatgcaaaaattattattattaccgcGCAGGCAACTCGGAGGGAAGCTGAAGGAACGCCAACGCCTCGATTCcgttttagattatttatttaacgcaAAGTTAGACGCTACAACTTTGGtacaaaaacataaaatagtGGCGTTGAGGAAACGGTACATTGCGAGCGGGTCCTCGAGTCTCTGGGATCGCGGAGCACGATGCTGCGAGCGCGCATCTCCTCTCGATTTTTTACGATGACCATCCCGCTTTCGTTGAGGATCAAGGGATGCGCGGAGGAAAAACGCTTCGGGTCCGGCAGGTGACGATGAGGAAGGGGCCACGTGCTCGAAGAACCGCGTTCGCCGTCGTACAGAAAGAACAGCCAAACATGCTTTTATCAACGCGTATATCAATCAAGCGGTACACAAGCGAGCGACCGCGTTGCGGCGCGGCGTCCAAAAAGTAACATCGATCCTGCAAAGAATtacgcgtcgtcgtcgcgcgagaCGACGAGCGAACGACGACGGGCTCGTGGACGTTTCTCGGCAGAAAGGGGCAGAGATGGCTGGCAAACGAATGCGTAGGCGAATTTTACTTTCAGCTCGCACTCAGGGACGCTGCGTGGCAGCAAAGCAATCATCCGCGCGAGATAAATGAAGCAACGTGGACGTGAATTCTCAGTCTTTACGTTGTATATCGCATTGCCTGTGTTGACATTTGATATTTCGCTGAAATTCGACTTAACTAATCGATTAATTGAATCGAACGTTCTTCCTCGTGGTTTTCCAGCCCTCTCTGCCGAGCGTCCCGTGTCCGTTCACATAACATAACGCGTTTATCACCTGTGCGACGTCGCGGACGTCCACTTCGCTTGGCGACAAAATGATGAGCCGCGACCGAAAACAACGCACGGACGTGATCGCATCGCGACATACACGAatgcattaatatataatcagcagcatcatcattatcattatcatcattatacCATTATCGTCGGCCTGCATTAGCTTTGCCGCGCTAGCTCTGGTTAAATCCGGAAGCGAGTCAAAAGCGACGAAGTTTTTCGCGCGGGGGCGAGTTAAGTGAGCGAGTAGAACGTGACGCTATAAGTCGTAGAGGGTGACTTGGGACAATACGGCTACGTTAATTACGATAAAGAGCGCGATCGTAACATATACACGAGACACGAGGCTTCTGCGCAGCCTTTTAAAATCACATCAATGAGTAAAAATGCGTCGGCGCGTCGAGCCGCGGCCAGTTTCGGGAAGCAGAGGGTAGGAATTCCTCTGCGAGGAGCGGAAGCGACCCGCGGACGAAGCACCCTTGGAACCATTCTCTCCCGTGCATCACGGAAGGTTTCCCTCGTTCTGCctatttaattttagaataataaataagaaacaaCGATATCGATCCGAAGCATAATCAGAactaaatcaaaattaatttttaagatgcaataataagttaataacgagtaaagaatttaataaacttgCCATTAATCAATAGTTggacaaatttaaataaattaggcGCACCAAGTTAACATTAACAATAACGAAAGACGATAACTTTCTGGGCGCACTTTCTTGAACGTGGCGGTACGCTTCTAGGATCCGATCAGTTATACGTTTTGCACCGAAAAGTCTCACACAACGGAGATCATCACAAGCTCGACAGTAAACGTTACTACTCGCGCAGCAGTCGCTTCATGAGGGGGTGCTTTTCCGCCCGATCGCCAAACTGGGGTCGGCTCGTGCATCGCCTCGGCAAACAAATGCGACACCTAGAAATAGCTACTTACAACGTATGTATAACATATAGTtagtgtatattatatataatatttatatatatttatatatttatatttatactttatatatatatctagaGAAATAGTATCGTGATAAAAACGAACTATGAGACGCGGCGTCGCGATCGCGGCGTCGCGTGATCTCGGGCTGATGCAGAACGCGAAGAAGCACGGAGGAGCATCCGCTTCGTCAAGCCAGTAGGGGACCGAGCATCGCGTAATCACGATCATCGCGATCTTCTCGATCGGATTTTTGAGGGAACAGTCCTGTCAGTCGACCCGAGAACTCGCCGCGCCGCCGCGATGAAACGACGCCTTCTCGCGACCATCCGTCCGATGCTTACGAGCTACCTACgttaaatcggttttcatTACTTCGCTTATATCTGTAACGAACATCGTCGCGATATCAGTGAATTACTTATCGGTACGTCGCAATCGATCGAAGAGGATTAGCACGAGGGAGGAGGATAATTACGTGTGTACAGCGGActaaatatgtatatcataTAGGACGACAGCAAATGTGTATTTTTGTGGGTATGTGTCTGTATGTggatatgtgtgtatgtgtgtggaGGTGTAGCTGACTGTATCATGTGGCCGTGtatcgcgtgcacgcgtgagcACGCGGAGTAGCAGATAATGTCGTAATAATATCTCGTGGCTGGCCTGCCGTGTATCGAAGCGATTCCCTCGATGGCTTGCCGCTTTTTTCTTCCTACGGACAGTCGATCGGCTGATTTTTCTGTGTACGGGAGACTCTTCCTCTCGAGCGTGTGATGGGAATGCCCGAGGGGATGGTGGTCGATCGCCTAAACGGATCACTaaaaggacgacgacgacgacgacgaaagaggaaaagcgACGATATCCTAGAAACCTTGCTCTCCGCGACGTCGAGACTCAAAACCGCCGATCGTCAAAAAGGGGGGGGGGACCGTGTAGGGGACACAACCTTCGTTACGAAATTATAAATCGtacagtatatgtatatagtatatgtaCGCGTATATACGCCCGCGGGGAGCGGCAGTGTGGCACAACCATGACTTAAAAAGCGACCAACTAATCTCATGTGTGTGTTATACATGTCGTTATACGTTTCTCCCTCCGTTACACGCGACTCCCGCTTGTAACCTGGGATTTCACACCCCGGACATCATATGTGAGGAAACCCCCGTTTAGATCCACCGTCGCCGAGAGCACCATCGCGGGCCGCGTCCCTGCCGCGGCTTGAGCGTCCGCGAACACGACTTCCGAGCGTGTTCGCTTTCCTACAGGACAGAGCCGCTCGCGGCAGTCGCGAG
This genomic interval carries:
- the LOC105287627 gene encoding dosage compensation protein dpy-30 is translated as MASGGENATEERTEASTPTQPIANAAADTTHKTIGMDKDGDLSGIPPKKSRVEVQSLPTRQYLDQTVVPILLQALSCLAKERPADPISFLAGYLLRNKSQYDNGGSPPTNQ